A region of Tigriopus californicus strain San Diego chromosome 7, Tcal_SD_v2.1, whole genome shotgun sequence DNA encodes the following proteins:
- the LOC131883283 gene encoding cullin-4A-like: MLTSPNPPSATTPTAHRKRSAPVVSSGEHHDLEAGVAKRQKAAPQLVLHAGASMDSSTGKRENFSSLGLTGGTAGDAAGAASGRSTAHPGTKPGGLQTPAGGGARKLVIKNLRSRPTWPSEFKAKAIDKLQKAVVAIQQAQPITTSLEELYAAVENLCSNGMSEQVYDNLKALIEAHVQDSVQPFLGESLDKLIFMKKMNECWSSHCRQMIMVRSIFLFLDRTYVLQHATVLSIWEMGLDLFRRCILTHQLVQTRTVDGILMLIEQERHGDQVDRSLLKNLLRMLSDLQIYKEAFEKKFLVSTEKLYSAEGQRLIDERDVPEYLCHVEKRLKEENERLLHYLDGSSKWQLVYTVEKQLISEHLQSILTKGLDLLLDENRKNELKLMYALLGRVKGGPAELKTKICEYVKKRGAEIVINPEKDKSLVQDLLDFKEKLDIIMSECFMGNEQFIVSMKESFESFINRRQNKPAELIAKFVDTKLRAGNKEATEEEMERILDKIMVVFRFIHGKDVFEAFYKKDLAKRLLVGKSASVDCEKSMLSKLKAECGAGFTSKLEGMFKDMELSKDINVSFKNYTENLVKGEYKIDLTVNVLSMAYWPTYQPMEVNIPPEMAKYQEIFQKFYHGKYSGRKLQWQPNLGHCVLKAQFKTGPKELKVSLFQSLCLMAFNSTDELGYAELKMITNIEESELKRTLQSLACGKARVLHKMPRGKEVEATDKFLFNKEFTHQLYHIKINQVQMKETEGEQKATEERVFQDRQHQIDAAIVRIMKMRKSLSHTMLINELFQQLKFPVKPADLKKRIESLIDRDYMERDKDNANQYNYVA, encoded by the exons ATGTTGACATCGCCCAATCCCCCGTCCGCCACCACGCCCACCGCCCATCGCAAACGTTCCGCCCCCGTCGTCTCTTCGGGCGAGCATCACGACTTGGAGGCCGGCGTGGCCAAGCGCCAGAAAGCGGCTCCTCAGCTCGTCCTCCACGCCGGTGCTAGCATGGACTCGTCCACCGGGAAACGTGAGAACTTCAGTTCCCTCGGCTTGACAGGGGGAACTGCGGGTGACGCTGCGGGCGCCGCCAGTGGCCGCAGTACCGCCCACCCGGGCACCAAACCGGGGGGCTTGCAAACGCCGGCCGGCGGCGGGGCGCGGAAATTGGTGATCAAGAACCTGCGCTCCCGCCCCACGTGGCCCTCTGAgttcaaggccaaggccattgATAAGCTGCAGAAGGCCGTGGTGGCCATTCAACAAGCCCAACCCATCACCACCAGTCTGGAGGAGTTGTACGCGGCCGTGGAGAATCTGTGCTCGAATGGCATGTCCGAGCAGGTGTACGACAACCTGAAGGCCCTGATCGAGGCCCACGTGCAAGACTCTGTCCAACCCTTTTTGGGCGAGTCTCTCGATAAGTTGATCTTCATGAAGAAGATGAATGAGTGTTGGAGCTCGCATTGCCGTCAAATGATCATGGTGCGGAGCATCTTCCTGTTTCTGGACCGCACCTATGTGCTGCAACACGCCACCGTGCTCTCCATTTGGGAGATGGGCCTGGATCTGTTCCGGCGATGCATTCTCACGCATCAACTGGTCCAGACGCGCACAGTGGATGGCATCTTGATGCTCATCGAGCAAGAGCGACACGGCGATCAAGTCGATCGGAGTTTGCTCAAGAACCTGTTGCGGATGCTCTCGGATCTGCAAATCTACAAGGAGGCCTTTGAGAAGAAGTTCCTCGTGTCCACCGAGAAGCTGTACTCGGCTGAAGGGCAACGTCTCATTGACGAGCGGGATGTGCCCGAGTACCTTTGCCATGTGGAAAAGCGACTCAAAGAGGAGAACGAGCGGCTGCTTCACTACCTGGACGGCTCCTCCAAGTGGCAGCTGGTCTACACGGTTGAGAAGCAGCTTATATCCGAGCACCTCCAGAGCATCCTGACCAAAGGCCTGGACTTGCTTCTCGACGAGAACCGCAAGAATGAACTCAAATTGATGTACGCCCTCTTGGGTCGCGTCAAAGGTGGCCCCGCCGAGCTCAAGACCAAGATTTGTGAATACGTCAAGAAGCGGGGTGCCGAGATTGTGATCAACCCGGAGAAAGACAAGAGTCTGGTGCAGGACCTCCTGGATTTCAAGGAGAAGCTGGACATAATCATGTCTGAGTGTTTCATGGGTAACGAGCAGTTTATCGTGTCCATGAAAGAGTCTTTCGAGTCCTTTATTAATCGACGACAGAACAAGCCTGCCGAGCTGATTGCCAAATTCGTGGATACCAAACTGCGAGCCGGCAACAAAGAGGCCACcgaagaagaaatggaacgGATCTTGGACAAGATTATGGTAGTTTTCAG GTTTATTCATGGCAAGGATGTGTTCGAGGCGTTTTACAAGAAAGATCTGGCCAAGCGACTTCTGGTCGGCAAATCGGCGAGCGTGGATTGTGAAAAGTCAATGTTGTCCAAGCTCAAGGCCGAGTGTGGTGCCGGCTTTACTTCCAAACTGGAAGGCATGTTCAAGGACATGGAACTCAGCAAGGACATCAACGTAAGCTTCAAGAACTACACGGAAAACCTGGTCAAGGGCGAGTACAAGATCGACCTCACCGTCAACGTCCTCAGCATGGCTTATTGGCCCACGTATCAGCCCATGGAAGTGAATATCCCGCCCGAGATGGCCAAATATCAGGAGATCTTTCAAAAATTCTACCACGGAAAGTACTCTGGCCGCAAGCTTCAGTGGCAACCCAATTTGGGGCACTGTGTGTTGAAGGCTCAATTCAAAACCGGCCCCAAGGAGTTGAAAGTCTCGTTATTCCAGTCTTTATGCCTTATGGCCTTCAATAGCACGGACGAGTTGGGTTATGCCGAGCTAAAAATGATCACCAACATCGAAGAGAGTGAATTAAAACGTACCCTCCAATCTTTGGCGTGCGGCAAAGCCCGAGTTTTACACAAGATGCCACGAGGAAAAGAAGTTGAAGCCACTGACAAGTTCCTATTCAATAAGGAGTTCACCCATCAGTTGTACCACATCAAAATCAACCAAGTGCAGATGAAAGAAACCGAAGGCGAGCAAAAGGCCACCGAAGAACGCGTTTTCCAAGACCGACAACATCAGATCGATGCGGCCATTGTGCGGATCATGAAGATGAGGAAGTCCCTGAGCCATACCATGCTCATCAACGAATTGTTCCAACAGTTGAAGTTTCCCGTGAAACCGGCCGATTTGAAGAAACGGATCGAATCGCTCATCGACCGGGATTACATGGAACGGGACAAAGACAACGCCAACCAATACAATTATGTTGCCTAG